A single genomic interval of Chryseobacterium paludis harbors:
- the pdxR gene encoding MocR-like pyridoxine biosynthesis transcription factor PdxR yields MLPYKSLIQLNRDSSVSLYVQLCNSFINLITNGTLQPTDVLPSTRVLSELIGLNRNTVKLAYEELISQGWAESIERKGVFVFSKLPVVSKNKGNASTEISNKPGESFIWTNPFLGRKGSDNFQHSVLTIDDGFPDVRLTPIDLLMREYRSISKKFYGKSFLKYGYPKGSEHLRNALSSYLANTRGLTVNPENLLITKGSQMGIYLSTQLLLKPSDHIAVGVSNYRSADEIFKYVGANLLRIPVDHSGMDIDFLEEVLKHTLIKAVYIIPHHHFPTTVTMSMERRLKLMKLAKEYRFAIIEDDYDFDFHYNNKPYIPLASIDHNSNVIYIGSITKTFAPALRIGFMVADPAFVDAASSLRQLIDKQGDSLLEEAFSSLFDNGEMERHFRKSLKIYRQRRDLFCEILQTNFNDVITFKIPEGGLAVWSVFDEAIHLSDLSQTAAKNGLKMSDGSFYNNEVFIPNGLRLGFASLNEKEIENSLELLRKSI; encoded by the coding sequence ATGCTACCCTATAAATCACTGATACAACTTAACAGAGATTCGAGTGTCTCACTTTATGTTCAGCTATGTAACAGCTTTATCAATCTGATTACTAATGGTACACTTCAACCTACAGATGTATTACCCAGCACACGTGTGCTTTCCGAATTAATTGGGCTTAACCGGAATACAGTGAAATTAGCGTATGAAGAACTGATAAGCCAGGGTTGGGCTGAGTCTATAGAACGTAAAGGGGTATTTGTATTCTCTAAATTACCTGTTGTTTCCAAGAATAAAGGAAATGCTTCTACTGAAATTTCCAATAAACCAGGGGAATCATTTATTTGGACAAACCCTTTTCTGGGAAGAAAAGGAAGTGACAATTTCCAGCATTCCGTTTTAACGATCGATGATGGGTTTCCTGATGTACGATTGACACCAATTGATCTATTAATGCGGGAATATCGAAGCATTTCTAAAAAGTTTTATGGAAAAAGCTTCTTAAAATATGGATACCCAAAAGGCTCAGAACATCTTCGTAATGCTTTAAGCAGTTACCTTGCCAATACAAGGGGATTAACGGTTAATCCTGAGAATTTACTAATTACAAAGGGTAGTCAGATGGGTATTTATCTGTCCACTCAGCTTTTACTTAAACCCTCAGATCATATTGCTGTTGGAGTATCGAATTACCGTTCCGCAGATGAGATATTCAAATATGTAGGAGCTAATCTTTTGAGGATTCCTGTGGATCATTCCGGAATGGATATCGATTTTCTGGAAGAGGTTCTAAAGCATACGTTAATTAAAGCTGTTTATATTATTCCACACCATCATTTTCCAACCACTGTTACGATGAGCATGGAAAGAAGACTGAAACTGATGAAGCTTGCCAAGGAATATCGTTTTGCTATCATTGAAGATGATTATGATTTCGATTTTCATTATAACAATAAACCTTATATCCCTTTAGCAAGTATAGATCACAACAGTAATGTTATTTATATCGGATCCATAACAAAAACTTTTGCACCAGCACTGAGAATTGGATTTATGGTTGCTGATCCTGCTTTTGTAGATGCTGCATCATCATTGAGGCAATTGATAGATAAACAAGGGGATTCCTTACTTGAAGAGGCTTTTTCATCTTTATTTGATAACGGAGAAATGGAAAGACATTTTCGTAAATCATTAAAAATTTACCGTCAACGCAGAGATTTATTTTGTGAAATCCTGCAAACTAATTTCAATGATGTCATCACTTTTAAAATCCCTGAGGGTGGACTTGCGGTTTGGTCCGTATTCGATGAAGCGATACACCTGTCCGATCTTTCACAAACAGCTGCTAAAAATGGACTGAAAATGTCTGACGGTTCGTTTTATAATAATGAAGTATTTATTCCCAATGGACTTAGATTGGGGTTTGCATCACTTAATGAAAAGGAAATTGAGAATTCACTTGAGCTGTTACGAAAAAGTATATAA
- a CDS encoding carboxymuconolactone decarboxylase family protein has translation MATRIKIDQVEPAGYRAILGLEKFIESTPLTKTHKDLIKIRASQINGCAFCIDMHTKEARTAGETEQRIYALNAWRDTQFFTKEERAILALTEEVTLIGNHVKDETYQDALEALGESYLAQAILAIITINAWNRIGITTQLIPA, from the coding sequence ATGGCAACACGTATTAAAATCGACCAAGTAGAACCAGCAGGTTACAGAGCAATCTTAGGTCTTGAAAAATTCATTGAAAGCACTCCATTAACGAAAACTCATAAAGATTTAATTAAGATCAGAGCTTCACAAATAAACGGTTGTGCATTTTGTATAGATATGCATACTAAGGAAGCACGCACAGCCGGTGAAACCGAGCAACGTATCTATGCACTTAATGCATGGCGTGATACTCAGTTTTTCACTAAGGAAGAACGTGCTATATTGGCTTTGACAGAAGAGGTGACTTTGATTGGTAACCATGTAAAAGACGAAACCTACCAAGATGCGTTAGAAGCCTTAGGAGAAAGTTATCTGGCTCAGGCTATCCTTGCTATAATAACAATTAATGCATGGAACAGAATAGGCATTACAACACAGCTGATTCCGGCTTAA
- a CDS encoding FMN-dependent NADH-azoreductase yields MKKILVINASANIETSFSRDLSDTFIRHLKNGSQTYPINYRDLAKTEVSHISQRWIEADSKKREERDDEELEILRSSDIYIQELQEADIIVLATPMYNWSIPSSLKAYLDQILRFNETFTTNPEKNDKRYLGMLKNKTLFLLFSRGSQGYGEGERNEHMDFQSKYLKMVFGIMGIDHIHEFAINGTKRKNDELSGEIAKLGDQLAHLIHSEIK; encoded by the coding sequence ATGAAAAAAATTCTTGTTATCAATGCAAGTGCCAATATAGAAACCTCATTCAGCAGAGATCTCAGCGATACTTTTATTAGACACCTGAAAAATGGAAGTCAAACTTACCCAATCAATTACAGGGATTTAGCAAAAACTGAAGTTTCACATATCAGTCAAAGGTGGATTGAAGCTGATTCAAAGAAGAGAGAGGAAAGAGATGATGAAGAGCTTGAGATTCTGAGATCCAGTGATATTTATATTCAGGAACTACAGGAAGCAGATATTATAGTGCTTGCAACACCAATGTACAACTGGTCTATTCCAAGTAGTTTAAAGGCATATCTTGATCAAATCCTACGTTTCAATGAAACTTTTACTACCAATCCAGAAAAGAATGACAAACGATACTTGGGTATGCTTAAGAATAAAACCCTTTTTCTCTTATTCTCCAGAGGAAGCCAGGGTTATGGAGAAGGAGAAAGAAATGAACATATGGATTTCCAGAGCAAATATTTAAAAATGGTTTTTGGCATCATGGGAATCGATCATATTCATGAATTCGCTATCAATGGAACCAAGCGGAAAAATGATGAGTTATCTGGCGAAATAGCAAAATTGGGCGACCAATTGGCCCATTTGATTCATAGTGAAATCAAATAG
- a CDS encoding DoxX family membrane protein, translating into MKDSFKIPQLLLRCALGITFLTPVSDRLGLLGAPGTGNIEWGNWENFINYTTTLMPFLDRPMVNIMGGIATVSELLIGILLIIGFKTKYAALGASLLTLTFILFMIFSVGIQKPINFGVFTATTASFLLSRMPNYNWSLDNLLKKKES; encoded by the coding sequence ATGAAAGATTCATTTAAAATCCCGCAGCTTCTTTTAAGATGTGCATTGGGAATTACATTTTTAACTCCTGTGTCTGACAGATTAGGACTTTTAGGTGCTCCCGGTACCGGAAATATTGAATGGGGAAACTGGGAAAATTTTATTAATTATACCACTACCCTAATGCCATTTTTAGACAGACCTATGGTGAATATTATGGGTGGTATTGCTACCGTATCGGAATTGCTTATTGGTATTCTTCTGATTATTGGTTTTAAAACAAAATACGCCGCACTTGGGGCTTCGTTGCTTACATTAACATTTATTCTATTTATGATCTTTTCTGTAGGAATACAAAAGCCAATCAATTTTGGAGTTTTTACAGCAACTACAGCAAGTTTCTTATTATCACGTATGCCGAATTACAACTGGAGTTTGGATAACCTGTTAAAGAAAAAGGAGAGCTAA
- a CDS encoding SDR family NAD(P)-dependent oxidoreductase: MSKTIFITGTSKGFGRIWTETFLEQGYKVAATARNLDTLQDLIHTYGEAILPIELDVNDRDACFKAVEKANEYFGSIDVIINNAGYGLFGAIEETTEKEARDQIETNVFGLLWVTQAVIPIMRKQGYGHIIQVSSVLGVVSPPVLGLYNASKFAVEAISESLSAEVKGFGISVTIVEPNSFGTEWSGTSAVHTEANPVYDEIKKAFFESFTEDSIGIPEATKNAILKLVNSPMPPLRMILGKVAYPWIKQTYEQRLAVWDEWKEISAEAHGK; encoded by the coding sequence ATGTCAAAGACAATTTTTATCACCGGAACTTCAAAGGGATTTGGAAGAATCTGGACAGAAACTTTTTTGGAGCAGGGCTATAAAGTTGCTGCAACAGCAAGAAATCTGGATACACTGCAGGACTTGATTCATACGTATGGAGAAGCTATTCTGCCAATCGAACTGGATGTGAATGACCGCGACGCATGCTTCAAAGCTGTTGAAAAAGCAAATGAATATTTTGGTTCTATTGATGTAATTATTAATAATGCAGGATATGGATTATTTGGAGCTATTGAAGAAACGACTGAAAAAGAAGCGCGTGACCAGATAGAAACAAATGTTTTTGGATTATTGTGGGTAACCCAGGCAGTTATTCCTATTATGAGAAAGCAAGGTTATGGACATATTATACAGGTATCTAGCGTTTTAGGGGTTGTATCACCGCCTGTTTTGGGATTATACAACGCATCTAAATTTGCTGTTGAAGCCATTAGCGAAAGCTTATCAGCAGAGGTTAAAGGATTTGGAATTAGTGTGACCATTGTCGAACCAAATTCATTCGGAACCGAATGGAGTGGTACCTCTGCAGTTCATACAGAAGCAAATCCTGTTTATGATGAAATTAAAAAAGCATTTTTTGAATCATTTACAGAGGATTCTATAGGAATACCGGAGGCAACAAAGAATGCCATTCTGAAATTAGTCAATTCACCAATGCCTCCTTTACGTATGATCCTTGGAAAAGTTGCTTATCCCTGGATAAAGCAAACATATGAACAAAGACTTGCTGTATGGGATGAATGGAAGGAGATTTCTGCTGAAGCTCACGGTAAATAG